In Flavobacterium sp. GSB-24, the genomic window CGAACTTTGTGTAAATCTTAGCGCTCTTTGCGGTTAAGAAACTATGCGACCCGAAAGTAAAGAGCAAAAAAAAAAAAAACAGCTCAGTAACCACAAAGAGCTGTTTTTAAAACTTTTGAAAGTTTTTAACTTACTAACTATCTAACCTCACTTTTTATACTGTATTAGAGTATAAAACTTTTAAGTGCTGTGAAGTATGCACTTAACCTTAATATTTTCTTAGTTATTTGAAGTAGTTCCTTTTGAAGACAAAACAGAACTATTTGCATTTACAGTAATATCGTATTTTACTTTTTTGAAAGTATCAGCAACTTCTAAAATGTATTTTCCTTGTGGAAATTCTTCTAAGCTGAAAGTTCTCAAAATACCATCTTTACCAGAAGCGTTTTCAGTATAGATTAAGTTACCGTTTGTATCATATATACTAATAACTGCTTTCTGAAGTTGGTTAATACCAAAAGCAATTACCTTGCCATTTCCTTTTAATACATGAAGATTTAGAGCTTCATTTCCATCAATTGCATAAGTACTCATTCCAGTTAAAAGCACTGCACATACTAAACTTAATTTCATAATCTTTTTCATATTCTGTGGTATTTAAATTTTTAGTTCATTTCTCTGAGGCAAAGTTATAGCAGCATGTGTGTTATTTTAACAACTATATTTTCCAATTTATGTGCTATATTCTCATTTACGAAACCGTTATAGGTTAAAATTTGAGTTTAATGTTATGTTTCTGTTAATTTGGTTGTTATTTTTCAAAGTTTTGCAAAAATTGAATACTTCTTAAAATTTCTATATTTCTTACAAAAATTAATATATTTACATTAATTAGCCTTTTAAATAAGATTATTGAAAAAAATACCGATAAAAAAAATGAGACCTGAAAAAAAAGGCAGTTTTGGTATTAATTTCTCAGTATAAAAAATGTGATTTTGATGTAAAATTCGCATTTACGAAACCGTTATAGGTTAAAATTTAAATTATTTTAGGTGTTTTTGTTAAATTTGCTATTATTTTTTAAAGAAATTATCATGAAGACAATTGCCCCAGCTCTTGAAGTGATAACTAACTCATACGGAAGTTCTTTTACCTACACTAAACACGCCGAAAAGACCAATAGCAAAGCTCATTTATGGCATTATCATCCAGAGATTGAGTTGGTTTATATTAATGGCGGGGCTGGAAAAAGACAAATAGGAAGCCATGTTTCTTATTACACCAATGGTAGTTTACTTTTAATAGGAGCCAATTTGCCCCATTGCGGTTTTACAAATGAGAATACAGGTAATACAAATGAAACTGTAATTCATATAAAACCTGAATTTTTAGGAAGTGACTTTTTCGTTGCTCCTGAAATGAAAAAAGTGCAGAATATTTTGAATCAGGCGAAAGGCGGAATCGCTTTTGGCGGTGAAACAAAAAAAAGAATAGGAAAGAAAATTGAAATGATGGAGAATGAACCTCCGTTTCAGCGTTTGATCACGCTTTTGAGTGTGTTGGACGAATTAGAATCGGCTGAGGATTATACCATTTTAAATGCTGACGGATTTTCATTAGAATTGCAGACGCAGGATAACGACCGTATTAATGTGGTTTTTAATTTTGTGAAAGATCATTTTCAGGAATCTATTTCAATAGACGAAGTTTCTAGTTTGGTGAGTATGACTACACCTTCTTTCTGTCGTTATTTTAAAAAGATCTCCAATAAAACATTTACTGAATTTGTGAATGAATATCGTCTGGTTCATGCTTCTAAACTTTTGGCAGAACAGCCAATGAGTATTAACGAAGTTTGCTACGAAAGCGGTTTTAATAATTTCAGTCACTTCAGTAAATCGTTTAAGCAATACACAGGAAAAAGCGCGTCGCAATACCGACACGAGCATAAGATTATAATTAGCTAGTTTCTGATTTACCATTAATAGCAAGAATAAATAAAATAAATAAATCCGATTGATGATTTCAATCGGATTTTTTTTTTTTTTTTTTGCCACAGATTAAAATGATTTTTTTTATCTATATAATCTGCTAAATCTTTGAAAGTAAATTTTTCCCGCAGATTCAGCAGATCAAGCAGATTAATCTGTGGAAATCCTTTAATCTGTGTCAAAATAATTCGTGCTAATTTGTGAAATTCGCGGCAAACAAAAAAAAACACCTAGTCGGATTTTTCATATGTTTTATTCTGAAAAAAGGTATATTTACAAACCCTAATCAGAAAAAATATATCAAAATGAAGAAATTTAAAATGCTATTATCTGCATTTTTGCTTTGCATGACCACCATGACATATGCAGCAAAAGTAGATACGTTACAAGTTGCCAGCACAGCTATGGGGAAAACCTATAAAGCTGCGGTCGTTTTACCCAATTCGTATTCGAAAAGCAAAGCCGCTTTTCCGGTTATGTATTTGTTACACGGAGCTTACGGACATTTTAGTGACTGGCTTAAAAACACACCAAATAAAAAATTAGTCCACAATCTGGCAGATCAATACAATATGATTATTGTAATGCCTGAAGGAGAAACGTTTAGCTTTTATTTGGACAGTCCAGTAAATAAAGAAAGTCAGTTTGAGACATTCATTACACAAGAAGTTATTCAAAAAGTAGATAAAACCTACCGAACAATTAGCAATAGAAACGGAAGAGTAATAACTGGTCTTTCTATGGGCGGACACGGCGCTTTGTATTTATCTGGAAGGCATCCTGATTTATTTTGTGCAGCCGGAAGTATGAGCGGAGCGGTAGATATGAGTGCTATGCTTAACAGAGATTCATCTGCTCAAGTAGTCAAATTAATGCAGCCTGTTTTTGGAGATAAAAGCGGTAGTACAGAATTGTATGAACAAAACTCTGTTTTAAGAATGGCTGATAAATTAAAAGCTAACAAATTACCACTAATTATAGATTGTGGTGTAGATGATTTTTTAATTGAACCAAACAGAGAACTTCATAGAAGATTGGTTTACAATAAAGTTGATCATGATTATACAGAGCGCCCAGGAGCACATACTTGGGATTATTGGGAAAACTCATTACCATACCATGTATTATTTTTCAATAAAATATTGCTTAAAAATCAAGTAACTGCAAAAAAATAAAGGTTTTTTTGACCGAAAATAAGCCGAATTACTTTTTTTGGTTTAATTTTTGGAATACCTTTATAGTATAATCCTTAAAAAAATAAAATTATGAAAAAGATACTTACCTTATTCGCTGTTGTTGGTTTAATAGCGTTTTCAAGCTGTGAAGGACCAGAAGGGCCTCCAGGACAAGATGGTTTAACTGGAGAAGCATTTGAGATTTTAAACACAAATTTTTCGTTTAATGCTACTGACGGTTATTTTATATCTGGAACTTTTCAGAGTAAAGTTGGGGGTGATTTATTTGATGATGAGACAGTTTTAATATATAGATTAAAAGGAACAATAGATGCTCAAACTCCAATTTGGCAATTAATTCCAACTACGCTGTATTTTAATAATGGAGATGAAATAACATATGATTATGACTTTAGTAGAAAAGATTTTCAAATTTATGCAGGAGCAAATTATGATCTTGCAGAGACTCCAAGTTATGTAAATAACCAATCTTTTCGAATTGTTATAATTCCTTCTGCTTTAGCTACAACAGTAAATAAAAATAATTTTAATGATGTAATGTCAGTTTTGAAACTTAAGGAAAGTGATGTTCAAAAAATAAAATTATAATTATCAATAATAAAAAAAGGAAATCGTAAGATTTCCTTTTTTTATGAATATATGTTTCAAGAATAACTATTCTTCACTTGACGAATCATTTAAAACTTTTTCTTCTCCAAACTTTAAAGAAACCAAAATACCAACTAAAAGCGATAAAGCAATAAATCCTAAAGAAGCCCATTCTGGAACGTGGAAGAAATCATGTAATAACATTTTTAATCCCACAAATGCTAAAATAGCAACTAAACTATATTCTAAATAGCTAAATTTCGCCAGCATGTTAGCTAAGAAGAAATACATAGAACGTAATCCTAAAATCGCAAATATATTTGAACTGAATACTAAAAACGGATCAGACGTAATAGCTAAAATTGCAGGAACGCTGTCTACAGCAAAAAGAACATCCATAACTTCAATTACAATCAAAGCAACAAAAAGTGGAGTAGCGGCTTTTTTGCCTGTTTCGGTTAAAACGAAAAATTTCTCATGCTCCATATGTGAAGTAATCGGAATAATTTTTCCCAATGTTTTGTAAACAAAAGAATCTTTTGGGTGAAAATCTTCTTCTTCACCAGAAAACAGCATTTTTACAGCAGTAAATATCAAGAAGATTCCAAATACATAAGTTGTCCAGGTAAATTTATTGATTAACATTACCCCGAAGAAAATCATTAATCCACGGAAAACAATCGCTCCTAGGATTCCCCAGAATAAAACGCGGTGCTGATATTTTTGCGGAATTTTAAAAGAAGCAAAGATTATAGCGATCACAAAGATGTTGTCTACGCTTAATGAAAGTTCTATTAGGTAACCAGTAATAAACTTCATAGAAGCTACTGCAGGTTTTAAACCATCGGGATTGGCAATATAATCTGTGGTATACAGCCAATAAATTACTCCAGAAAAAAGGAAGGATAAAGTAACCCATATTAAGGTCCATTTGCTGGCTTCTTTAGTACTAATAATATGTGGTGTTTTGTTGAAGACACCTAGGTCTAAGGCAAGAATAAAAACTACAGCAAGTAAAAAGAGAGTCCAGACTATCATGATAATTTTTTTTAATTGATCTACAAAGATAAGTTTTGAAATTTAACTTAAAAATTAATTTTAATCTTAAAATTAAGTAATGTTTGTTATTTGTAAAATGTTAATTATTATAAAGTTATGATGTTTTCGAAGGTGATTTTGTCTGTCTGGATATTAAATATATTAATTTTTGGTTTTAGTTTTGTCATTTTGAGGAATGAGAATCATATGAGTAACTCTGCGCAATGAATCGCCAATCTTTGTAGATTCTCTAGCGTGATTCTCGTTTCTCAGAATGATAAAGGCAACGAAAAAAAAGCCGGCAATTATGCCGGCTTTTTTAGAATATATTGTAAGTTTAGAATTATAACGCTGAGTTAACAGTTTTGATAATTCTCGCAGCAATTTTGTATGGATCTCCGTTTGAAGCTGGTCTTCTGTCTTCCAACCATCCTTTCCATCCTTTTTGAACAGTCATCAAAGGAATTCTGATAGAACATCCTCTGTCTGAAACTCCATAAGAGAAATCGTGGATAGAAGCAGTTTCGTGCTTACCAGTTAAACGTTGGTCGTTGTAAGCTCCGTAAACAGCGATGTGCTCAGCAGTAACAGGACGGAAAGCTTCGCAGATTCTTTCGTAAGTTGCTTGATCTCCACATGTTCTTAAAACACTGTTAGAGAAGTTAGCGTGCATTCCAGAACCATTCCAGTCTGTGTCTCCTAGAGGTTTTGGGTGGTATTCAATATAGTAACCATATTTTTCAGTCAAACGATCTAATAGGTAACGAGCAACCCAGATTTCGTCTCCAGCTTTTTTAGCACCTTTAGCGAATAATTGGAATTCCCATTGTCCGCAGGCAACCTCTTGGTTAATACCTTCAAAGTTGATTCCAGCAGCGATACATAAATCAGCATGCTCTTCTACTAATTTTCTTCCGTGAGTGTTTTTTCCACCTACAGAGCAGTAGTACATACCTTGTGGAGCAGGATAACCTCCAACAGGGAAACCTAATGGCAATAAAGTTTTAGTATCCATGATGAAATACTCTTGTTCGAATCCAAACCAAAAATCATCATTATCATCATCAATTGTAGCTCTACCGTTAGAAGGGTGTGGAGTTCCATCAGCATACATAACTTCACACATTACCAACCATCCATTGATACGAGTTGGGTCAGGATAAATTGCAACTGGAACTAACAAACAGTCAGAAGAACCTCCTTCAGCTTGTCTTGTAGATGATCCATCAAATGACCAGTTTCCAAGTTCCTCTAATGTTCCTTTGAAGTTGTCATGCTCTTCAACTTTAGTTTTACTTCTAAGATTTTGAGTTGGTTCATATCCATCTAACCAAATGTACTCTAACTTAATTTTAGCCATAATAATATAAATTAATTTTTTTGTTTTTTTTCGTTGGGTCAAATATAGATTTATTTTTTTAGTCCTAAAAATTAGGGGGCTATTTTGTTTAACGAAGTATAATTTTTTGGATAAGCGCAATTTTGAGAGGGGTATATTTTTAAAAAAGCAATTTTAATTACCTTAAAAAAATAAATTCGTAATAATTACGGCACATTTTTGAATTTCTGAGTTAAGAAATTATGAAAAAATGTTTATTTAATCAATATTACCGCACAGTTTTGTTATATTTCTATAAATTGAATTCATTATTCTTTGAAAAAAGCATCTTATATTGAAAAATCGATGGCTAAAATTCTCCAATTTATATTTAAAATAGGCTTTTTTATTGTTTATATTTGTTCCTCATTTTTTCAGTGAAAATTATTACGAATTTTAAAATTTACATACATGTCAACATTACGTTTTCAAGCTTTAAAAGAAGCTTCTACAAGAAAGCCGGTACATTTTGAAGAGATTGATAAAAAATCAAATCTTTTTGGTTCAAATGTGTTTAATGAAAAAGCAATGAAGCAATATTTAACTTCGGATGCTTTAAAAGGAGTGAGAGATGCCATTCAACATGGAACGAAGATTGACAGAAAGCTGGCAGATTATATTGCTATGGGTATGAAAGAATGGGCGCTGGCAAAAGGAGTTACACATTATACACACTGGTTTCAGCCTTTAACAGGAACAACGGCAGAAAAGCATGATGCATTTTTTGAAACTTCTTATGACGGAAGTGATCCTGTAGAAAAATTTGGCGGCGCACAATTGGTACAACAAGAGCCAGATGCGTCAAGTTTCCCGAATGGCGGAATCAGAAATACATTTGAAGCCCGCGGATATACTGCCTGGGATCCAACTTCTCCTGCATTTATTTATGGTACGACATTGTGTATTCCGACAGTTTTTATTGCCTATACAGGTGAGGCTTTAGATAACAAAATTCCTTTATTAAGAGCATTGTCTGCAATTGATGAAGCGGCAACAGAAGTTTGTAAATATTTTGACAAAAACGTAAAAAAAGTAACAGCAACTTTGGGCTGGGAGCAGGAGTATTTCTTAATTGATAAAGCTTTAGCAAATTCTCGTCCAGATTTGATGATGACTGGAAGGACTTTATTAGGACATACGTCTGCAAAAGGACAGCAGTTAGACGACCATTATTTCGGATCTATTCCAACTCGCGCTCTTACTTATATGAGAGATTTAGAGCAGGAATGTATGTTATTAGGAATTCCGGTAAAAACACGTCATAACGAAGTGGCACCAAATCAGTTTGAATTGGCACCAATTTTTGAGGAAACGAATTTAGCAGTCGACCATAACTCTTTATTAATGGATGTGATGCAGAGAGTTGCCGAGCGTCATGATTTTAAAGTTTTATTTCACGAAAAACCATTTAAAGGTGTAAACGGTTCTGGAAAACATAATAACTGGTCATTGGCAACAGATACAGGGGTTAATTTGTTAAGTCCAAGTAAAACGCCAATGAGTAATTTACAGTTTTTGACATTCTTCATTAATACAATAAAAGCGGTAAATGATTACGAAACTTTATTGAGAGCCTCTATTGCGACAGCAAGTAACGATCACAGGTTAGGGGCTAATGAGGCACCGCCAGCAATTATGTCTGTTTTTATTGGAGCACAGCTGACAAAAGTTTTATCTGAATTAGAAAGTGTTACAACAGGTAAATTATCGCCAGAAGAAAAAACAGATTTAAAACTAAATGTTGTTGGTAAAATTCCAGACGTATTATTAGACAATACAGATCGTAACAGAACTTCGCCTTTTGCTTTCACAGGAAATAAATTTGAATTTAGAGCTGTTGGATCCAATTCAAACTGTTCGAATGCAATGACAACTTTGAATGCGATTGTGGCCAAACAATTGAAAGACTTTAAAAATGAAGTAGAAAATCTTATCGAGTCGAAAGACATGAAAAAAGATGATGCTATTTTTAATGTTTTGAGAGAATACATTAAACAATCTAAAAAGATTCTTTTTGAAGGAGACGGTTACAGCGAGGCATGGGAAAAAGAAGCGGCAAAAAGAGGTTTGAGTAACTTTAAAACAACTCCAGAAGCGATAAAAGCTAAAGTTTCTAAACAAGCATTAGAATTATTTGATGAATTAGGAATTTTCAATCACGTTGAGGCTGAAGCCCGTTACGAAATTGAATTAGAAGAATACACTAA contains:
- a CDS encoding glutamine synthetase III, with protein sequence MSTLRFQALKEASTRKPVHFEEIDKKSNLFGSNVFNEKAMKQYLTSDALKGVRDAIQHGTKIDRKLADYIAMGMKEWALAKGVTHYTHWFQPLTGTTAEKHDAFFETSYDGSDPVEKFGGAQLVQQEPDASSFPNGGIRNTFEARGYTAWDPTSPAFIYGTTLCIPTVFIAYTGEALDNKIPLLRALSAIDEAATEVCKYFDKNVKKVTATLGWEQEYFLIDKALANSRPDLMMTGRTLLGHTSAKGQQLDDHYFGSIPTRALTYMRDLEQECMLLGIPVKTRHNEVAPNQFELAPIFEETNLAVDHNSLLMDVMQRVAERHDFKVLFHEKPFKGVNGSGKHNNWSLATDTGVNLLSPSKTPMSNLQFLTFFINTIKAVNDYETLLRASIATASNDHRLGANEAPPAIMSVFIGAQLTKVLSELESVTTGKLSPEEKTDLKLNVVGKIPDVLLDNTDRNRTSPFAFTGNKFEFRAVGSNSNCSNAMTTLNAIVAKQLKDFKNEVENLIESKDMKKDDAIFNVLREYIKQSKKILFEGDGYSEAWEKEAAKRGLSNFKTTPEAIKAKVSKQALELFDELGIFNHVEAEARYEIELEEYTKKIQIEGRVLGDISRNHVIPTAIRYQNTLIENVKGLKEIFGKEFETIASEQIVLIKEISGHIEGINSKVLAMTNERKKANQLTDAQKMAEAYCNKVKPYFEDIRNHCDKLELLVDDESWTLTKYRELLFTK
- a CDS encoding alpha/beta hydrolase family protein, with product MKKFKMLLSAFLLCMTTMTYAAKVDTLQVASTAMGKTYKAAVVLPNSYSKSKAAFPVMYLLHGAYGHFSDWLKNTPNKKLVHNLADQYNMIIVMPEGETFSFYLDSPVNKESQFETFITQEVIQKVDKTYRTISNRNGRVITGLSMGGHGALYLSGRHPDLFCAAGSMSGAVDMSAMLNRDSSAQVVKLMQPVFGDKSGSTELYEQNSVLRMADKLKANKLPLIIDCGVDDFLIEPNRELHRRLVYNKVDHDYTERPGAHTWDYWENSLPYHVLFFNKILLKNQVTAKK
- a CDS encoding T9SS type A sorting domain-containing protein; this encodes MKKIMKLSLVCAVLLTGMSTYAIDGNEALNLHVLKGNGKVIAFGINQLQKAVISIYDTNGNLIYTENASGKDGILRTFSLEEFPQGKYILEVADTFKKVKYDITVNANSSVLSSKGTTSNN
- a CDS encoding glutamine synthetase beta-grasp domain-containing protein, encoding MAKIKLEYIWLDGYEPTQNLRSKTKVEEHDNFKGTLEELGNWSFDGSSTRQAEGGSSDCLLVPVAIYPDPTRINGWLVMCEVMYADGTPHPSNGRATIDDDNDDFWFGFEQEYFIMDTKTLLPLGFPVGGYPAPQGMYYCSVGGKNTHGRKLVEEHADLCIAAGINFEGINQEVACGQWEFQLFAKGAKKAGDEIWVARYLLDRLTEKYGYYIEYHPKPLGDTDWNGSGMHANFSNSVLRTCGDQATYERICEAFRPVTAEHIAVYGAYNDQRLTGKHETASIHDFSYGVSDRGCSIRIPLMTVQKGWKGWLEDRRPASNGDPYKIAARIIKTVNSAL
- a CDS encoding AraC family transcriptional regulator translates to MKTIAPALEVITNSYGSSFTYTKHAEKTNSKAHLWHYHPEIELVYINGGAGKRQIGSHVSYYTNGSLLLIGANLPHCGFTNENTGNTNETVIHIKPEFLGSDFFVAPEMKKVQNILNQAKGGIAFGGETKKRIGKKIEMMENEPPFQRLITLLSVLDELESAEDYTILNADGFSLELQTQDNDRINVVFNFVKDHFQESISIDEVSSLVSMTTPSFCRYFKKISNKTFTEFVNEYRLVHASKLLAEQPMSINEVCYESGFNNFSHFSKSFKQYTGKSASQYRHEHKIIIS
- a CDS encoding TerC family protein: MIVWTLFLLAVVFILALDLGVFNKTPHIISTKEASKWTLIWVTLSFLFSGVIYWLYTTDYIANPDGLKPAVASMKFITGYLIELSLSVDNIFVIAIIFASFKIPQKYQHRVLFWGILGAIVFRGLMIFFGVMLINKFTWTTYVFGIFLIFTAVKMLFSGEEEDFHPKDSFVYKTLGKIIPITSHMEHEKFFVLTETGKKAATPLFVALIVIEVMDVLFAVDSVPAILAITSDPFLVFSSNIFAILGLRSMYFFLANMLAKFSYLEYSLVAILAFVGLKMLLHDFFHVPEWASLGFIALSLLVGILVSLKFGEEKVLNDSSSEE